The sequence below is a genomic window from Paenibacillus silvisoli.
GGCATTCATCCGGGACTTGTGCCGCTTATTTTGCGCGACTTCGGCACCGACGTCGTCGTCAACGCAGGCGGCGGCATCCACGGCCATCCGATGGGCACCGCGGCAGGCGGACATGCGTTCCGCAGCGCCATCGAAGCGGCAAGAGCCGGCATCTCCTTACCCGAGGCTGCCGCTAAGCCGGGCAACGAAGCGCTGCAAGCGGCGATCGACAGTTGGGGGTATAAACAATAATGACAGCCAGACCTGCACAACGCGTCATTTTTTGCGACTTTGACGGTACCATTACCGAGAACGACAACATCGTCGCGATTATCCGCCATTTCAATCCGGCCGGCTGGGAAATGATCGTGAACGATATCGTCGGGCAGCGCAAATCGATTCGGCAAGGCGTCGGCGAGCTATTCCGTCTGCTCCCGGCATCGATGAAACGGGAAGTCGTCGACTACGCGATCTCGAACGCCACGATCCGCGACGGCTTTCCCGATTTGCTTGCGTATTGCAAGGAGCACAACATTCAATTTTATGTCACGAGCGGCGGCATTGACTTCTTCGTCTATCCGCTCCTGGCGCCGTTCGGCATCCCGGAGGATCATATTTACTGCAACGGCAGCGACTTCTCCGGCGACCAGATCGAAATCACTTGGCCGCATCCGTGCGAAGGCGAATGCCAAACCGATTGCGGCATGTGCAAAACAAGCATTATCCGCCGCTTCCCGAAAGGCCAATACGAGCGAATTCTGATCGGCGACAGCGTGACGGATTTCGAAGGCGCCAAGCTCGTCGACGTCGTGTTCGCGCGCTCCCATTTGATCCTGAAATGCAACGAGCTCGGACTTCCTTACCACGAATTCAAGACGTTCCATGACGTGATCGACGTACTGAAACTGCAGGAGGCGACCAAATAACGATGTCAGCAGCATTTGCAAACCTAGCATTAGAAGACAAGCAGCGCGTGCTTGCGGAGCTTACCGAAGTGAAAAGCCTCTTCGCCTCCCGCGGATGGTTCCCTGGGACGAGCGGCAATCTGTCGATCCGCGTAGGCGATTTCACGCAGGAAGAGTTTAACTTCGCCATTACGGCAAGCGGCAAGGACAAGTCGTTGTCGACGCCGGAAGACTTTCTGTTCGTCGACCAAGACGGCAAGCCTAGCGAGCCGACCAGGCTGAAGCCTTCGGCGGAGACGCTGATCCATTGCGAGATCTA
It includes:
- a CDS encoding 2-hydroxy-3-keto-5-methylthiopentenyl-1-phosphate phosphatase produces the protein MTARPAQRVIFCDFDGTITENDNIVAIIRHFNPAGWEMIVNDIVGQRKSIRQGVGELFRLLPASMKREVVDYAISNATIRDGFPDLLAYCKEHNIQFYVTSGGIDFFVYPLLAPFGIPEDHIYCNGSDFSGDQIEITWPHPCEGECQTDCGMCKTSIIRRFPKGQYERILIGDSVTDFEGAKLVDVVFARSHLILKCNELGLPYHEFKTFHDVIDVLKLQEATK